A region of the Vibrio chagasii genome:
CGTTGACGCTGCCATAAGCCCTTATCGGCGTGGTGAAATCCCACTTGCTATGCCCTTCATCGACTCTTTACCAGATAACTCTGTGACGTTACTAGATAAAGGTTTTTACGGTGCAGACTTACTTCTCTCTCTTCAAAATAGCGGTATTAATAGACATTGGTTGATACCAGCAAGGAAAGGGTTGAAATACACACTTTTAGATGAAGAAGAAAGCAATGATATGCTCATCGAAATGAACGTCTCACCGCAAGCTCTCAAAAAGAACCCTAGTTTACCTGAAAAATGGCAAGTCAGAGCGGTGACCTATGAAGTACAAGGTAAGCAGAAAACTGTTTTTACATCCCTTCCAAGAGCAGACTACGACGCGAAAGCGGTAGCCGAACTTTATCATGAACGTTGGGAAATCGAATTAGGTTATCGTGATATCAAAAGCTCAATGCAACACAATGCCTTAGTATTACGCAGTAAAACAGTAAACCTTGTTTATCAAGAACTCTGGGGGCTGTTGCTTGGTTATAATTTGGTAAGACGTGAAGCAAGTCAGGCAGCAGTTGAACATGGAAGAATGCCGAATGAAATTAGCTTTAAATACGCTTGTCAGTTTATAGCGAGCCAACTGAAGGTGATGAGTAAAGCGATATCGCCAGGCAATACACCTAAGCGTTTAAAGAGTCTAAGGGGAGACTTATCAGTCCTCTTTATAGACAAACGCCCTAAGCCTAATCGGCCTAGGGCGGTAAAAATATCAAAGACTCGCTACCCAATTAATCGCAAAGCAGCTCCGCTTAAGTGAACTACATTGCAGCCATGCTGGGCTTTTTTATTTCCAGTGGTTGGCTATTTCCAGACTTAGCATCAATTTTCTATCACATAAATGCAGATGACAGTTGTGAGCGCTAACCGATAAAAGGTGTCCTAAAAACTTCTGGCCAAAAGTGATATATGGCGAATACCCTTGCGCTTATCGTTTTGACTACTCAATACGAAAAGGGTCCTCGCAATGAACAAAGAAGAAATCATAAACAACTGGCTGTCTGATTTATCTGGCGGGCAATGGCAGCTTTTGAATGGTCAATGCAACTTGGTTGGCGAAGATGGCATGCATTACGCCACGATTTTCAATTATGAAAACCGCATGGTGGTCATGTTCCCCTTGTCACCAGCCAAACAGCCAGAGGGAGGAATATCACCCTCCAAACTGCTGGCGCTGAATTCTCACCCTGATGTTGTCGGCATTGCGTCGTTCTCGTTAGCCGCAGACAACACCACTGTTGTACTTAATTTTGCATTGCTGGATGAGTCAGTGGTGAATAGCGACCTCAATATCTTTTGGCAAAATGCACTCAGTTTACGCAGTGCTTTGTTTGATGCGATCACTGAATCCACTGCGGGGTGATCGATGCAAACAACGATCAGAACAGACGGCGCGGCAAGCACTGCGGCTTTGCTGTCCCCGCAGCAGACACTAAGCGCGGCAAGCACCGCGGCTAATACCTCTTTAAGTCAGGTTTCATCGGTCTCCGTTTCCTTAGTCGGCAATCAACCGCCGCTGAACACCCAACCAGCCCCGATGCCACCATTGCGTCAGGCCGAGGAAGAGTTTAATCACGCCATCATGCGTGCTGCCCAGTATGAAGGTAGCATTGAAAATTTAGTCCGAGATAAGGTAAATGCGCAGTTTCCAACAACCTCTGACGCGGTGAAAAACCAGATAGTCGCTCAGTCGGTGGAAAAGATTGCAGAAGCCAACCAAGCATTTGAGTTTAACCATTTGGGCAATGACCTGCTGCAGAGCCCTGCCGTTGAGTACATGTCTCAATCGTTTTTGCGTCGGATCCTAGAAAACGTAGCGATCGCTCAAGCGAAAGATCCTTCAGTGCC
Encoded here:
- a CDS encoding IS4 family transposase codes for the protein MSIQNYFVDFLEENPVDVAQLTTFSEHIPDEWVVKAASLSDKATIRRRRLPSDMVLWLIVGMAFFRNEPIAEVARRMNVCADGLADEELLAKSALTQARQRLGSAAPEWLFKQCGRTWGLERYRDDTWQGLQVFAVDGALFRTADTPELREHFGSGNTSSSRQTPHPMLRVVTMMNVRSHVIVDAAISPYRRGEIPLAMPFIDSLPDNSVTLLDKGFYGADLLLSLQNSGINRHWLIPARKGLKYTLLDEEESNDMLIEMNVSPQALKKNPSLPEKWQVRAVTYEVQGKQKTVFTSLPRADYDAKAVAELYHERWEIELGYRDIKSSMQHNALVLRSKTVNLVYQELWGLLLGYNLVRREASQAAVEHGRMPNEISFKYACQFIASQLKVMSKAISPGNTPKRLKSLRGDLSVLFIDKRPKPNRPRAVKISKTRYPINRKAAPLK